GGCGTCTCGATGGACATCCCCGAGAACAGCGTCACCGCGCTCATCGGCCCCTCGGGCTGTGGCAAGTCGACGTTCCTCCGGTGTCTCAACCGGATGAACGACCGCGTCAAGTCGGCGCGCATCGACGGCTCCGTCGAACTCGACGGCCAGGAGATCTACCAGGAGGGCGTCAACCTCGTCGAACTCCGCAAGCGCGTCGGGATGGTGTTCCAGTCGCCGAACCCGTTCCCGAAGTCGATCGCCGAGAACATCTCCTACGGACCGCGCAAGCACGGTGACATCGAGACAGGCCTGCTCGCGCGCCTGCTCGGCCGCTCCAACGAGGACGAGCGCGACGAACTCGTCGAACGGTGTCTGCGCGACGCCGCGCTGTGGGACGAGGTGTCCGACCGCCTCGACGACAACGCGCTCGGCCTCTCCGGCGGGCAACAGCAGCGCCTCTGTATCGCTCGCTGTCTCTCGGTCGACCCCGAGGTCATCCTGATGGACGAGCCGGCGTCCGCGCTGGACCCCATCGCGACCGCGAAGATCGAGGACCTGATCGACGACCTCTCCGAGCACTACACGGTCGTCATCGTCACCCACAACATGCAGCAGGCGGCGCGTATCTCCGACCAGACGGCGGTGTTCCTCACCGGCGGCGAGTTGGTCGAGTACGACGACACCGAGAAGATCTTCGAGCAGCCGGAGTCGCAGCGCGTCGAGGAGTACATCAGCGGGAAGTTCGGGTAACCTCCGGCACGCGCGACGACGGCGGTGGAGTTCCCTTTTCGACTGGGTCTGGTCCGTGAGTGGTCACCTCACGAGTGCCGTCGGCGAGTCGTGGAACGGCGACCGCGACTGGCGCCGTGGTGCCGCGCCCGCGACACCGGTGGCGCCGTCGCTCGACGAGTAGTGAAGCGCGGACAGAAGCGACCGGGAGCGAGCGTTACTCCTCGGGCGGTTCGTAGTCGCCGCCGTACTTCGTGAAGAAGAACGCGAGGCCGAGCGTCGCGACCATCGCGATGAAGGAGGCGACGCCGAGACTCTTGGCCGAGTCCGGCACCTCTGGCGGGCCCGCGGGCGTCGCCGTCGGCGTCGGAAGTTGTTCGACGACCTCGATGGTGCCGACCATGCCGAGCGACTTGTGCGGGTCGCAGTAGTACTCGTACACGCCCGTCGTCTCGAACGTGAACTCGTGGCTGAAGCCCGTGTCCTCGAGCGGTTCGTGGCCGCCCCAGGAGGCGCCATCGGGCTGGCTGTCGACGACGATGTTGTGGCCGTCCGTGACCCAGTCGAACGTGACCGTCGTGCCGGGCGTCACGTACAGCGGCTCGCTGGTGCCGGGTGTGTACGCGAGTCCGTCGCTGCCGGCGCCGACCTCGACGGTACCGGAGCCGTCGGCGGTAGCCTGTGCGGCGGCGCTTCCCGACCCCGCGGCGACCGCGCCCGCGGTGGCGGCCGTGCCCGCCGCCCCCCGGAGGAAGTTCCGGCGGCTGAGCGTGTCGTCTTCCATGCGCGTCGCTTGGCCTGTCCCGAACGTATATCCGTCGATTGAATCCGGGCCGAACGTGCGGCGGGCGCGGTCGGTGGCGACGCGGGAGCGGTGGCGGTGCGGGAGCGGTGGCAGTGCTGTGCGGGAGCGGTGGCAGTGCTGTGCGGAGCCACCGGCGACAGAACCGCGAGCGAGCCCGGAGGGCGAGTGAGCGGCCTTTTGATCATGAACGGGTTTTGGCGGGGGTCGAGCGCGCCGGCGGCGCGCGAGGCCCCCGTGAAAAGCGGTTCGTCAGAACCAGCCGTAGTCGTCGACGACCGCCTCGTAGCAGTCGACCCACTCCGAGTGGACGTCGTCGTGGTCGAACCCCGCGAACCCATCGTTCGTCTCCCACTCGGGGAGCGTGCCGCAGGCGACAATCTCGTCTGCCAACTCCTGCGGGGTCGTCACCAGCCGACCGCGGTCGAGTCCCTCGACGAGTTCGTGTGCCGACGAACCGGCCTGGTACTCGACGATGCCGACGCACCCGCACGCCAGCGCCCACAGCAGTTCGGTCGCGAACGGTTCGTAGGTGGCCGTCTGGGCGAACACGTGCGAGCCCTTGAGCACGGGGACGAACTCCGCTGGGGTGAGGTCGCCGAGGAACGTCACGCGGTCGTCGATCCGCAGGTCGGCGGCCATGCGCTCGGCGTCGGCGCGGGCGGGGCCGTCGCCGACCACGGCGGCGGTCCAGTCGCGGTCGCGCAACTCCGCCAGTGCCAGCAGGAACTCCCCGACGTTGGCGTCGCCGTCAAGGTCGCGGGCCCACACCGCGTCGAAGCGGTCGTCGACGCCCGCCGAGCGCACCAACTCGAAGTCGATGCTCTCGGGGATCACCTGCACGTCGGCGTCGCCGGCGCCGTGTTCGCGGACCGCCGTCCGAACCGTCTCGGAGGGGGTGAGCACGCGGTCGGCGCGGCTCGCGGCCTTGCGGTACTGGCGGTCGGACCCGCGTTCGGGGTCGCGCTCCCACCAGTCGAGCACTACCGGGACGCGAAGCACCTTCGCGGCGGTCTGGGCGGTCGTCACGTGGCCCGGCGGGACCGAGACGGCGTGCACCACGTCCGGGGAGAGCGACCGGAGCGCGAACGGGAGCTTCGAGCGGAACGACCCCGCCGCCTGGCCGTCGGTGACGGCGTGGTACTCGACGCCCTCGTCTTCGAACTGGTCGAGGTCGCCGCCCCACCACTGGGCGCACAGACAGTGAACCTCGTGCCCGCGGGCGGCGAGCCCGCGGGCGACGCGTCGCGTCCGGCGGGTCGCGGGACGGTCCCGCGTCCACACCGTGTCCATCGAGACGACCGCGACACGCATCGTGCGCTCACCTACCCGTGGGGGAACAAAAAGGGAGGCGATAGCGCCGCGCCCACCGATTCACGGCGTTGTCGGTCCGCGCGTCCGCCGAGCGCACCCGAGCGACGCCCGCCGGGGGCAGCCAGCAGCGGTCCCGCCCGGGCGGGCGCTCGGCCACCTCGGTGACCCGAACGCTTTCGGTTCGAGGCGGGGACAGTACCGGTATGACCGACCCGACGTACGACATCGAGCGGTACCTCAACGTCCGCGCGGCCCACAGCGCGGCGTTCGCCGAGGACGGCACCCTCGCGTTCCTGATGGACACCACCGGCACGCCACAGGTGTGGAGCCTCGGCGAGGCCGGCGAGTGGCCCGAACAGCACACCTTCTTCGAAGAGCGCGTCACCTTCGTCGACTGGTCGCCCGAGCGGCGCGAACTCGCCTTCGGGATGGACGAGGGCGGCAACGAGCGGATGCAGTTGTTCCGCCTCGACCCGGACTCGGGTGTCGTCACCGAGTTGACGGCGATGCCCGACGCGAAACACCGCTGGGGCGGCTGGTCGCACGACGGCGAGCGGTTCGCGTTCGCCTCGAACCGGCGTGACGAGTCCGTGTTCGACGTGTACGTGCAGGGGCGCGACGAGACGGGTGACGACGCGACGATGGTCCACGAGGGCGACGGCTGGCTCTCGGTCGGCGGGTGGTCGCCCGACGACACACGCCTGCTCGTCCACGAGGCGCACGCGAGCTTCGAGCACGACCTGTACGTCCTCGACGTCGAGACGGGCGAGATGACGCACCTCACCCCACACACGAACGAGGCACGGTTCCAGAGCCCCGAGTGGGCGCCCGACGGCGACGGGGTGTACGTCTGCACCGACCACGCCTCCGACACCCTCCGGCTCGAACGGATCGCCCTCGGCGCGGACGCCGGCGGCGACCCGGACGATGCGACCGGCGACCTCACCGTCGTCGAGGACGGCGACGGCTGGAACGTCGACGGCGTCGTCGTCGACGCCGACACGAATCGGGTCGCCTACTCGCGCAACGTCGAGGGGCACACCGAGATCACCGTCGGCGAGTTCACCGCGCCCGAGCGGATCGACGCGTTCGCCGAACCCGACCTCCCGCAGTGCGTCGCGGGCGGCTTCTCGTTCGGCCCCGACGCCGACCGCGCGGCGATCACCGTCACGGGAAGCACGGTGAACACGAACGTGTACGTGATCGACGTGAAGTCCGGCGAGACGGAGCGGTGGACGTACGCCGCGACCGCCGGCATCCCGCCGGAGACGTTCGTCGAACCGGAGTTGGTGCGCTACCCCACCTTCGACGGCCGCGAGATTCCGGCGTTCTTCTCCACGCCGGACGACGCCGGCGAGCGCGACACGCCGGTCATCGTCGACATCCACGGCGGGCCGGAGAGCCAGCGCCGCCCCTCGTTCAACGCCGTCAAGCAGTACTTCCTCAACAACGGCTACGCCGTGTTCGAGCCGAACGTCCGCGGCTCCTCGGGGTACGGGAAGGCGTACTCGCACCTCGACGACGTGGAGAAGCGCATGGACTCGGTCGCGGACATCGAAGCGGCCGTCGAGTGGCTCCACGACCACCCCGTCGTCGACCCCGAGCGCATCGTCGCGATGGGCGGCAGCTACGGCGGCTTCATGGTGCTGTCTGCGATGACAGAGTACCCGGACCTGTGGGCCGCCGGCGTCGACATCGTCGGCATCGCGAGCTTCGTGACGTTCCTCGAGAACACCGGCGACTGGCGCCGCGAGTTGCGGGAAGCCGAGTACGGGTCGCTGGCGGACGACCGCGAGTTCCTCGAGTCGGTGTCGCCGATCAACCACGCCCACGAAATCGCCGCACCGCTGTTCGTGCTCCA
The DNA window shown above is from Halobaculum marinum and carries:
- the pstB gene encoding phosphate ABC transporter ATP-binding protein PstB, which translates into the protein MSETTQTSTDNQQSTASNPDTRTDEPETTAGETEEQVREEWREYEFAGDAKLSVEDLDVYYGNDHALKGVSMDIPENSVTALIGPSGCGKSTFLRCLNRMNDRVKSARIDGSVELDGQEIYQEGVNLVELRKRVGMVFQSPNPFPKSIAENISYGPRKHGDIETGLLARLLGRSNEDERDELVERCLRDAALWDEVSDRLDDNALGLSGGQQQRLCIARCLSVDPEVILMDEPASALDPIATAKIEDLIDDLSEHYTVVIVTHNMQQAARISDQTAVFLTGGELVEYDDTEKIFEQPESQRVEEYISGKFG
- a CDS encoding plastocyanin/azurin family copper-binding protein yields the protein MEDDTLSRRNFLRGAAGTAATAGAVAAGSGSAAAQATADGSGTVEVGAGSDGLAYTPGTSEPLYVTPGTTVTFDWVTDGHNIVVDSQPDGASWGGHEPLEDTGFSHEFTFETTGVYEYYCDPHKSLGMVGTIEVVEQLPTPTATPAGPPEVPDSAKSLGVASFIAMVATLGLAFFFTKYGGDYEPPEE
- a CDS encoding glycosyltransferase family 4 protein, producing MRVAVVSMDTVWTRDRPATRRTRRVARGLAARGHEVHCLCAQWWGGDLDQFEDEGVEYHAVTDGQAAGSFRSKLPFALRSLSPDVVHAVSVPPGHVTTAQTAAKVLRVPVVLDWWERDPERGSDRQYRKAASRADRVLTPSETVRTAVREHGAGDADVQVIPESIDFELVRSAGVDDRFDAVWARDLDGDANVGEFLLALAELRDRDWTAAVVGDGPARADAERMAADLRIDDRVTFLGDLTPAEFVPVLKGSHVFAQTATYEPFATELLWALACGCVGIVEYQAGSSAHELVEGLDRGRLVTTPQELADEIVACGTLPEWETNDGFAGFDHDDVHSEWVDCYEAVVDDYGWF
- a CDS encoding S9 family peptidase, which translates into the protein MTDPTYDIERYLNVRAAHSAAFAEDGTLAFLMDTTGTPQVWSLGEAGEWPEQHTFFEERVTFVDWSPERRELAFGMDEGGNERMQLFRLDPDSGVVTELTAMPDAKHRWGGWSHDGERFAFASNRRDESVFDVYVQGRDETGDDATMVHEGDGWLSVGGWSPDDTRLLVHEAHASFEHDLYVLDVETGEMTHLTPHTNEARFQSPEWAPDGDGVYVCTDHASDTLRLERIALGADAGGDPDDATGDLTVVEDGDGWNVDGVVVDADTNRVAYSRNVEGHTEITVGEFTAPERIDAFAEPDLPQCVAGGFSFGPDADRAAITVTGSTVNTNVYVIDVKSGETERWTYAATAGIPPETFVEPELVRYPTFDGREIPAFFSTPDDAGERDTPVIVDIHGGPESQRRPSFNAVKQYFLNNGYAVFEPNVRGSSGYGKAYSHLDDVEKRMDSVADIEAAVEWLHDHPVVDPERIVAMGGSYGGFMVLSAMTEYPDLWAAGVDIVGIASFVTFLENTGDWRRELREAEYGSLADDREFLESVSPINHAHEIAAPLFVLHGANDPRVPVGEAEQIVEEASEHVPTRKLIFEDEGHGFSKLDNRIEAYRAIVEFLNEHV